One segment of Paenibacillus sp. FSL R7-0337 DNA contains the following:
- a CDS encoding DUF2399 domain-containing protein has translation MGYLLYVQLINKQNDAERDVIDQFTFYQSEAARRMEEIMCIPDERMLQLKGLTVFLTDSLAWSMSTLKDQAVFPAKWSVSKRIHSLHFLLAFGMISCTKEIFDWKEIGAQYYPGIGGSKAFDLSKIEFLNMLETLSGQPAEALGMISGGQITPIYFAGTLEGKWSNYQAGPVHALTNISVSQDEYSTPATTLWLVENRAVLTRMSAEPHFLQETNSIIVCVDGHIRSVHRYFIRQLMNSSSIGQVILWSDYDEAGLQIAREMYQSLSGHDVRHKWICPDHSILTSWPEYQQRMEDLLQ, from the coding sequence ATGGGTTATCTATTATATGTGCAGTTGATAAATAAGCAAAATGACGCAGAGCGGGATGTAATAGATCAATTTACGTTTTATCAGTCAGAAGCTGCCCGGAGAATGGAAGAGATCATGTGTATACCGGACGAACGAATGCTTCAGTTAAAGGGTTTGACAGTATTCTTAACGGATAGTTTAGCATGGAGTATGAGTACTCTGAAGGATCAGGCTGTTTTTCCTGCGAAATGGAGCGTATCTAAGAGAATTCATTCATTACACTTTTTACTGGCTTTTGGCATGATTTCTTGTACCAAAGAGATATTTGACTGGAAAGAAATTGGCGCACAGTATTACCCGGGTATCGGAGGCTCTAAGGCATTTGATCTGTCTAAAATAGAGTTTCTTAACATGCTGGAGACGCTAAGCGGTCAGCCAGCGGAAGCCTTAGGAATGATAAGCGGAGGGCAGATTACGCCCATCTATTTCGCGGGTACCCTTGAAGGGAAATGGTCAAATTACCAGGCAGGTCCTGTCCATGCCTTAACCAATATTTCAGTATCCCAAGACGAGTATTCAACCCCGGCAACAACGCTATGGTTAGTTGAGAACCGGGCTGTTTTGACGCGGATGTCAGCAGAACCCCATTTCTTGCAAGAGACTAATTCTATAATTGTATGTGTAGACGGCCATATTCGGAGTGTGCATCGGTATTTCATCAGGCAATTAATGAATAGTAGCTCCATCGGTCAAGTGATCTTGTGGAGTGATTATGATGAGGCGGGGCTGCAAATTGCACGAGAAATGTACCAGTCGCTTAGTGGACATGATGTGCGGCATAAATGGATCTGCCCTGATCACTCGATACTAACGAGTTGGCCGGAGTATCAACAGCGCATGGAGGATTTGCTGCAGTAG